One Glycine max cultivar Williams 82 chromosome 3, Glycine_max_v4.0, whole genome shotgun sequence DNA window includes the following coding sequences:
- the LOC102668583 gene encoding uncharacterized protein translates to MAKPQKPQPKPGCFSFSSFLRVLLCAGNGTSPPVHPYHITESDESKNAHFTKEKMVVNDNGNDDISAPGVVARLMGLDSLPNPKWVVKCGSGSIPDSVPRSRSVNFVDYLLEFDASHVSSHRRVKTSTSFREVPSLVQNQKGNNGNNLFVFCMDGDGNMREEKEGRNEMREVEELRQRKRQGSNKNKESVSVKKEKNQGKKNKKISKLKNEPRRVPSSKNGSKGRTRNHHGEVKDLSSVSSNSSKCSSSCSSSRKNGVSSRSRFNTSLSNAHKKGVVEPKFRKNMRNQNPVLKEESECRLENHSPVSVVESNDYYPFLYGTDFLDGPSSVASKSKKWGSPSLLSLGEEVEDSASTNEGYTFIDVNKEAEYYSELMLKLRTLTEQDIRESDCTSKRVRETENFGDICLMFEHKIFDHLLYEVVNEVLELYY, encoded by the exons TTCTCCAGCTTCCTACGTGTGCTTCTATGTGCTGGAAATGGAACTAGTCCACCAGTGCACCCTTATCACATCACAGAATCAGATGAATCAAAAAATGCACATTTCACCAAAGAAAAAATGGTGGTGAATGATAATGGTAATGATGATATTTCTGCCCCTGGAGTTGTGGCAAGGCTAATGGGTTTGGATTCACTTCCGAACCCCAAATGGGTGGTGAAATGTGGTAGTGGCAGCATCCCAGATTCTGTTCCTAGAAGCAGGTCAGTGAACTTCGTTGACTACTTGCTTGAGTTTGATGCTAGCCATGTTAGTAGCCATAGGAGGGTGAAGACTTCAACATCGTTCAGAGAGGTTCCTAGTTTGGTTCAGAACCAAAAGGGTAACAATGGTAATAATCTCTTTGTGTTTTGCATGGATGGTGATGGTAACATGAGGGAAGAGAAAGAGGGTAGAAATGAGATGAGGGAAGTGGAAGAGTTGAGGCAGAGGAAGAGGCAGGGGAGTAATAAGAACAAAGAGAGTGTGAGtgtgaagaaagagaaaaatcaagggaagaagaacaagaagattTCCAAGCTGAAGAATGAACCAAGGAGGGTACCTTCTTCTAAGAATGGTTCAAAGGGTCGAACTCGAAACCATCATGGTGAGGTTAAAGATTTGTCATCTGTGTCCTCAAACTCCTCTAAGTGTAGTAGTTCTTGTAGTAGTAGTAGAAAAAATGGTGTTAGTTCAAGATCAAGGTTCAACACTTCTTTGTCAAATGCACACAAGAAGGGGGTTGTGGAACCAAAATTCAGGAAGAACATGAGAAATCAGAATCCAGTGTTGAAGGAAGAAAGTGAATGCAGGTTGGAAAATCACAGTCCAGTTTCAGTTGTAGAGAGCAATGACTACTATCCTTTCCTTTATGGAACTGATTTTCTAG ATGGTCCAAGCTCCGTTGCTTCAAAGTCAAAAAAGTGGGGATCTCCATCACTTTTGTCATTGGGTGAAGAAGTTGAAGACAGTGCAAGTACTAATGAAGGTTATACCTTCATTGATGTCAACAAGGAAGCAGAGTATTACTCAGAATTGATGTTGAAGCTTCGTACTTTGACTGAACAGGATATAAGAGAATCAGATTGTACCTCAAAACGTGTACGCGAGACTGAAAACTTTGGGGATATTTGTTTGATGTTTGAGCATAAAATTTTCGACCATTTATTATATGAAGTTGTCAATGAAGTTTTAGAACTTTATTATTGA